A DNA window from Peromyscus leucopus breed LL Stock chromosome 3, UCI_PerLeu_2.1, whole genome shotgun sequence contains the following coding sequences:
- the Hdac11 gene encoding histone deacetylase 11 isoform X2 — MGLEKLHPFDAGKWGKVINFLKEEKLLSDGMLVEAREASEEDLLVVHTRRYLNELKWSFVVATITEIPPVIFLPNFLVQRKVLRPLRTQTGGTIMAGKLAVERGWAINVGGGFHHCSSDRGGGFCAYADITLAIKFLFERVEGICRATIIDLDAHQGNGHERDFMGDRRVYIMDVYNRHIYPGDRFAKEAIRRKVELEWGTEDEEYLEKVERNVRRSLQEHLPDVVVYNAGTDVLEGDRLGGLSISPAGIVKRDEVVFRVVRAHDIPILMVTSGGYQKRTARIIADSILNLHDLGLIGPEFPCVSAQNSNIPLLPCAVP; from the exons AAGAGAAGCTGCTGTCCGATGGCATGCTGGTGGAGGCGCGGGAGGCCTCGGAGGAGGACCTGCTGGTGGTACACACAAGGCGCTATCTCAACGAGCTGAAG TGGTCCTTCGTGGTGGCTACCATTACTGAGATACCCCCAGTCATCTTTCTCCCCAACTTCCTTGTGCAGAGGAAGGTGCTGAGGCCCCTGCGGACCCAGACCGGCGGCACCATCATG GCGGGGAAGCTGGCTGTGGAACGAGGCTGGGCCATCAATGTTG GTGGCGGCTTCCACCACTGCTCTAGTGATCGTGGCGGAGGCTTCTGTGCCTACGCAGACATCACACTAGCTATCAAG TTCCTGTTTGAACGGGTGGAAGGCATCTGCAGAGCCACCATCATTGATCTTGATGCCCATCAG GGCAATGGCCATGAGCGAGACTTCATGGGTGACAGGCGTGTATACATCATGGACGTTTACAACCGCCACATCTACCCCGGGGACCGCTTTGCTAAAG AGGCCATCAGGCGGAAGGTGGAGTTGGAGTGGGGTACAGAAGATGAGGAATACCTGGAAAAAGTGGAGAGGAACGTGAGGAGGTCCCTCCAGGAGCACCTGCCTGATGTGGTGGTGTATAACGCAGGCACAGACGTCCTGGAGGGGGACCGTCTTGGGGGGCTGTCCATCAGCCCGGCG GGCATTGTGAAGCGGGATGAAGTGGTTTTCCGGGTGGTCCGAGCCCACGATATACCCATCCTGATGGTGACCTCGGGCGGGTACCAGAAGCGCACAGCCCGCATTATCGCCGACTCCATCCTCAATCTGCATGACCTGGGGCTCATTGGGCCTGAGTTTCCCTGCGTCTCGGCACAGAACTCAAACATCCCCCTGCTTCCTTGTGCTGTGCCCTGA